One genomic segment of Arcobacter porcinus includes these proteins:
- a CDS encoding cytochrome b/b6 domain-containing protein, giving the protein MSGFLGKKSKNLVVWHWLNFIAITGLIFTDIFRSTWFNKNSLANIIETKLLEFQITISNENAISLAKLIRADMWQWHYIFGFMLVFLILFRMFAFLILKDKNPIQKIKTADNLHLRLVKIAHIMFYIVTIYVCISGLMMFFRNELGLTKASLSIFKELHVYSFWFYIFFIFSHVIGVVKAENSTDKGLISEMFGSNKK; this is encoded by the coding sequence TAGGTAAAAAAAGTAAAAATTTAGTAGTTTGGCATTGGTTGAATTTTATTGCTATAACAGGATTAATTTTTACAGATATATTTAGAAGTACATGGTTTAATAAAAATAGTTTAGCGAATATTATAGAAACAAAACTTTTAGAATTTCAAATAACTATTTCAAACGAAAATGCTATAAGTTTAGCAAAACTAATAAGAGCAGATATGTGGCAATGGCACTATATATTTGGGTTTATGTTAGTTTTTTTAATTCTTTTTAGGATGTTTGCTTTTTTAATTTTGAAAGATAAAAATCCAATCCAAAAAATTAAAACAGCAGATAATCTTCATTTAAGATTAGTTAAAATTGCACATATTATGTTTTATATAGTTACAATTTATGTTTGTATAAGTGGATTAATGATGTTTTTTAGGAATGAATTGGGATTAACAAAAGCTAGCTTATCAATATTTAAAGAGCTACATGTTTACTCTTTTTGGTTTTATATCTTTTTTATATTTTCACATGTAATTGGTGTTGTAAAAGCAGAAAATAGTACTGATAAGGGATTAATAAGTGAAATGTTTGGTTCTAATAAAAAATAG
- a CDS encoding AzlC family ABC transporter permease: MKFIDILKITIPVALAYIPLGMAFGIFAVSYEIPWYFATLMSLIVYAGSAEFLIVAFIISFASILEVFIAIFLVNLRHFFYGISILNDFKNLKGFSKIYSIFGLTDETFALLKLVDIKSEEKQKVYPIIIALGHLYWVFGVFLGSFFRQFLKFDSKGLSFILTALFIVLSIELYNKVEQKNIVIISIFISIFGLFLPDQYMLIITLLISASIFILFKERIKI, from the coding sequence TTGAAATTTATAGATATTTTAAAAATCACAATTCCTGTTGCATTAGCATATATTCCTCTTGGAATGGCATTTGGAATATTTGCTGTTTCATATGAAATTCCTTGGTACTTTGCTACTTTGATGAGTTTAATTGTTTATGCAGGGAGTGCAGAGTTTTTAATTGTTGCTTTTATTATCTCTTTTGCTTCAATTTTGGAAGTATTTATAGCAATATTTTTAGTAAATTTAAGACACTTTTTTTATGGAATATCTATTTTAAATGATTTTAAAAATTTAAAAGGTTTTTCTAAAATATATTCAATCTTTGGGCTTACAGATGAAACTTTTGCTCTATTGAAACTTGTAGATATAAAGAGTGAAGAAAAACAAAAAGTCTATCCAATAATTATAGCTTTAGGGCATCTTTATTGGGTTTTTGGTGTTTTTTTAGGTTCATTTTTTAGACAATTCTTGAAATTTGATTCAAAAGGGCTTAGCTTTATTCTTACAGCTCTTTTTATAGTTTTATCAATAGAGCTGTACAACAAGGTAGAACAAAAAAATATAGTAATAATATCAATTTTTATTTCTATTTTTGGACTATTTTTACCAGATCAATATATGCTTATAATAACACTTTTGATATCTGCATCTATATTTATATTATTTAAAGAGAGAATAAAAATATGA
- a CDS encoding branched-chain amino acid transporter permease, with product MSSFDIFIIILTASLATILTRFLPFVIFKKSKESSEQFLLFEKVMPLMIMIILVFYTLKDIEFIKFPFGIAEIIAVFLTIFLHLKYKNIFLSIFLSTFFYMILVQFVVPKIL from the coding sequence ATGAGTTCTTTTGATATATTTATAATTATTCTAACAGCAAGTTTGGCAACAATATTAACTAGATTTTTACCTTTTGTGATTTTTAAAAAGAGTAAAGAGAGTTCAGAACAGTTTTTGCTTTTTGAAAAAGTTATGCCACTTATGATAATGATAATTTTGGTTTTTTATACTTTAAAAGATATTGAATTCATAAAGTTTCCTTTTGGAATTGCTGAAATAATTGCTGTTTTTCTTACCATTTTTCTTCATTTAAAATATAAGAATATTTTTCTTAGTATTTTTCTATCAACATTTTTTTATATGATATTAGTGCAATTTGTAGTGCCAAAAATATTATAG
- the hemL gene encoding glutamate-1-semialdehyde 2,1-aminomutase yields the protein MFKKSIKAYSEACEVIPGGVDSPVRAFKGVGGTPPFIKKGKGAYLYDIDGNRYLDFVQSWGPLIFGHCDKDIEKAVVKTAKLGLSFGAPTTLETKLAQEIVEMYDNIDKVRFVSSGTEATMSAIRLARGVTNKNDIVKFEGCYHGHSDSLLVQAGSGMATFGSPSSPGVPADLTKHTLLCEYNNIEQLKKCFEESSDIACIIIEPIAGNMGLVPADVEFLEACRELCDKHGALLIFDEVMSGFRASLKGASGILDIKADIITFGKVIGAGMPVGAFASRNEIMNQLSPDGKIYQAGTLSGNPVAMAAGLLSLRKLKKNPEIYEELSKKAKRLINGLKKVADKNGIAFQINSRGSMFGFFFCEKEPKNFKDVGTCNFERFATFHNEMLKRGFYFACSQYEAGFVSTKISNKMIDDCIKAADIVMKNLK from the coding sequence ATGTTTAAAAAATCTATCAAAGCTTACAGTGAAGCTTGCGAAGTAATACCTGGTGGAGTTGATTCACCAGTTAGAGCCTTTAAAGGAGTAGGGGGAACACCACCTTTTATAAAAAAAGGAAAAGGTGCTTATTTGTACGATATTGATGGAAATAGGTATTTAGACTTTGTTCAAAGTTGGGGACCACTAATTTTTGGACATTGTGATAAAGATATAGAAAAAGCTGTTGTAAAAACTGCAAAACTTGGATTAAGCTTTGGTGCTCCAACAACTCTTGAGACAAAACTAGCACAAGAGATAGTTGAAATGTATGATAATATCGATAAAGTAAGATTTGTAAGCTCAGGAACTGAAGCAACTATGAGTGCTATTAGATTAGCAAGAGGAGTTACAAATAAAAATGATATTGTGAAGTTTGAAGGATGTTATCATGGACATTCAGACTCTTTACTTGTTCAAGCAGGTTCAGGAATGGCAACTTTTGGAAGTCCAAGTAGTCCAGGAGTTCCAGCTGATTTAACAAAACATACACTTTTATGTGAATATAACAATATAGAGCAATTAAAAAAATGCTTTGAAGAAAGTAGTGATATTGCTTGTATAATTATTGAACCAATAGCTGGAAATATGGGATTAGTTCCTGCAGATGTTGAGTTTTTAGAAGCTTGTAGAGAACTTTGTGATAAACATGGAGCATTATTAATTTTTGATGAAGTTATGAGTGGATTTAGAGCGAGTCTAAAAGGTGCAAGTGGTATTTTGGATATTAAAGCAGATATTATTACTTTTGGAAAAGTAATTGGTGCTGGAATGCCTGTTGGTGCTTTTGCTTCAAGAAATGAGATTATGAATCAACTATCTCCAGATGGAAAAATTTATCAAGCAGGAACTTTAAGTGGAAATCCAGTTGCTATGGCAGCAGGACTTCTGAGTTTAAGAAAGTTAAAGAAAAATCCAGAGATTTATGAAGAGCTAAGTAAAAAAGCAAAAAGATTGATAAATGGTCTTAAAAAAGTTGCAGATAAAAATGGTATTGCTTTTCAAATTAATTCAAGAGGAAGTATGTTTGGATTCTTTTTTTGTGAAAAAGAGCCAAAAAACTTTAAAGATGTAGGAACTTGTAATTTTGAAAGATTTGCAACATTTCACAATGAGATGTTAAAAAGAGGATTCTATTTTGCTTGTAGCCAATATGAAGCTGGATTTGTATCTACAAAAATATCAAATAAAATGATTGATGATTGTATAAAAGCTGCTGATATTGTTATGAAAAATTTAAAATAA
- a CDS encoding pyrimidine/purine nucleoside phosphorylase produces the protein MGSFKSVELVKKANIYFGGNVTSRTFIDVDGNKKSLGIMMVGTYTFGTNEAELMEIISGDVEVKLKDSNEWKRYTDGSSFSVPENSSFEIKVKTISDYCCSYIK, from the coding sequence ATGGGAAGCTTTAAGAGTGTAGAACTAGTAAAAAAAGCAAATATATATTTTGGTGGAAATGTTACAAGTAGAACTTTCATAGATGTAGATGGAAATAAAAAATCTCTTGGAATTATGATGGTTGGAACTTATACTTTTGGTACAAATGAAGCTGAACTTATGGAGATAATAAGTGGTGATGTTGAAGTTAAATTAAAAGATTCAAATGAGTGGAAAAGATATACAGATGGTAGCTCTTTTTCTGTTCCAGAAAACTCTAGTTTTGAAATAAAAGTAAAAACAATAAGTGATTATTGTTGCTCTTACATAAAGTAG
- a CDS encoding AtpZ/AtpI family protein has protein sequence MSENQNELKNSKPKHRDKIEALDSLSVGISMVAAIVIGVLVGLGLKHLTGQTWTLFLGIFWGIAAAVLNVYKAYKRAQKVYEGMENDPRYSHRAKYGDKSPDDEDK, from the coding sequence ATGAGTGAAAATCAAAATGAATTAAAAAATAGTAAACCAAAACATAGAGATAAAATAGAAGCTTTGGATAGTTTATCTGTTGGAATATCTATGGTTGCTGCTATTGTAATTGGTGTTTTAGTTGGACTTGGATTAAAACATCTTACAGGTCAAACATGGACACTTTTTTTAGGAATCTTTTGGGGAATTGCGGCAGCTGTTTTAAATGTATATAAAGCATATAAAAGAGCTCAAAAAGTTTATGAAGGTATGGAAAATGATCCAAGATATTCTCATAGAGCAAAATATGGTGATAAATCACCTGATGATGAAGATAAGTAG
- the rpoD gene encoding RNA polymerase sigma factor RpoD, giving the protein MSVKDINKTIEQLIKEYKDSTLTYEKLIKIFPKTPNAATIKKILALLQLYNVKVLSSQEQAKHLNDEEAKKRREQREKLIEAEDDEFDLLKNKELLEWSRSDSPVRMYLREMGQIPLLTKDEEVEISKKIEMGEDIILDAICYVPYLIDFILEYKEPLVNRERKVKELFKNFDDDNEEEEEEEDLDTEEFEDDEYSDESDKKTTGTKQKKLDKRAQTIVDAFKNLEKQKKEWLKFQAKESAKSDDEVDMMTFNLNTAFRKKQLKEALLDLGPTSKLITEIVKAMETALKSDDGFETELKRLEYKLPLFNENLQKNHQKILENIINLSKAQITAMVPEATMVSTYMEIKKLFQTEEASKDGFDLTPEELKAVLEQIKRGKRITDTSKDRMAKSNLRLVVSIAKRYTNRGLAFLDLIQEGNIGLMKAVDKFEYKKGYKFSTYATWWIRQAISRAIADQARTIRIPIHMIETINRINKIIRKGIQENGKEPDVEEISKEVGLPVDKVKQVIKITKEPVSLEAPIGSDDDGKFGDFVPDEKAPTPIDNIMKEDLQGQIDQILGQLNEREQAVIRMRFGLMEDASDRTLEEIGKELSVTRERVRQIESSAIKKLKHPKVGKNLKNYVES; this is encoded by the coding sequence ATGAGTGTAAAAGATATAAATAAGACCATTGAGCAACTGATTAAAGAGTATAAAGATTCAACTTTAACTTATGAAAAACTAATTAAAATTTTTCCAAAAACTCCAAATGCTGCAACTATTAAAAAAATACTAGCACTACTTCAACTTTACAATGTTAAGGTTCTAAGCTCTCAAGAGCAAGCAAAACATCTAAACGATGAAGAAGCAAAAAAGAGAAGAGAACAAAGAGAAAAACTAATTGAAGCAGAAGATGATGAGTTTGACTTACTTAAAAATAAAGAACTTTTAGAGTGGTCAAGATCTGATTCACCTGTAAGAATGTATTTAAGAGAAATGGGACAAATTCCACTTTTAACAAAAGATGAAGAGGTAGAAATCTCTAAAAAAATAGAGATGGGAGAAGATATTATCCTTGATGCTATTTGTTATGTTCCTTATCTTATAGATTTTATTTTAGAATACAAAGAGCCTTTAGTAAATAGAGAGAGAAAAGTAAAAGAGCTATTTAAAAACTTTGATGATGATAATGAAGAGGAAGAAGAGGAAGAAGATTTAGATACTGAAGAATTTGAAGATGATGAATATTCAGACGAAAGTGATAAAAAAACAACTGGAACAAAACAGAAAAAGCTAGATAAAAGAGCTCAAACTATCGTTGATGCTTTTAAAAATCTAGAAAAACAAAAAAAAGAGTGGTTAAAATTCCAAGCAAAAGAGAGTGCTAAATCTGATGATGAAGTTGATATGATGACTTTTAATTTAAATACTGCATTTAGAAAAAAACAATTAAAAGAAGCTTTACTTGACCTTGGACCAACTTCAAAACTTATTACAGAGATTGTAAAAGCTATGGAAACTGCATTAAAAAGTGATGATGGTTTTGAAACAGAATTAAAAAGATTAGAGTACAAATTACCTCTTTTTAATGAAAATTTACAAAAAAATCACCAAAAGATTTTAGAAAATATTATTAATCTTTCTAAAGCACAGATTACGGCAATGGTTCCTGAAGCTACAATGGTTTCTACATATATGGAGATCAAAAAACTTTTCCAAACAGAAGAAGCTAGTAAAGATGGTTTTGATTTAACTCCTGAAGAGTTAAAAGCAGTTCTTGAACAGATAAAAAGAGGTAAAAGAATAACTGATACTTCAAAAGATAGAATGGCAAAATCAAACCTAAGACTTGTTGTTTCTATTGCAAAAAGATATACAAACAGAGGATTAGCTTTCTTGGATTTAATTCAAGAAGGAAATATTGGTCTTATGAAAGCTGTTGATAAATTTGAATATAAAAAAGGTTATAAATTCTCAACTTATGCTACTTGGTGGATTAGACAAGCAATTTCTAGAGCAATTGCAGATCAAGCAAGAACAATTAGAATTCCTATTCATATGATTGAAACTATTAATAGAATTAATAAAATTATCAGAAAAGGTATTCAAGAAAATGGAAAAGAGCCAGATGTTGAAGAGATTTCAAAAGAGGTTGGACTGCCTGTTGATAAAGTAAAACAAGTAATCAAAATTACAAAAGAGCCTGTATCTTTAGAAGCACCAATTGGAAGTGATGATGATGGTAAATTTGGAGATTTTGTTCCAGATGAAAAAGCACCAACTCCTATTGATAATATTATGAAAGAGGATTTACAAGGTCAAATTGATCAAATTCTTGGACAATTAAATGAAAGAGAACAAGCTGTTATTAGAATGAGATTTGGTCTTATGGAAGATGCAAGTGATAGAACTCTTGAAGAGATTGGAAAAGAACTTTCTGTTACAAGAGAGAGAGTTAGACAAATTGAATCAAGTGCAATTAAAAAACTAAAACACCCTAAAGTTGGGAAAAATCTTAAAAATTATGTAGAGAGCTAA
- a CDS encoding 3-isopropylmalate dehydratase small subunit, producing the protein MSKITGKVWNFGANIDTDVIIAARYLNSSDPDHLAKYVMEDADPDFSKKLKKGDIIVAGENFGCGSSREHAPIALKAAGIAAVVAPSFARIFYRNAFNMGLPIFELPESMEIKEGEEISIDLDNGTIVNNSTNKSYKFIAIPPFMQELIASGGLINYAKEEMKVK; encoded by the coding sequence ATGAGTAAAATTACAGGTAAAGTTTGGAATTTTGGGGCAAACATCGATACAGATGTTATTATTGCTGCAAGATATTTAAATAGTTCAGATCCTGATCACCTAGCAAAATATGTTATGGAAGATGCAGATCCAGATTTTTCAAAAAAATTAAAAAAAGGCGATATTATTGTTGCTGGTGAAAATTTTGGTTGTGGTTCAAGTAGAGAGCATGCTCCAATAGCTTTAAAAGCTGCTGGAATTGCTGCTGTTGTAGCTCCTTCATTTGCTAGAATTTTTTATAGAAATGCTTTTAATATGGGATTACCAATTTTTGAACTTCCAGAATCTATGGAGATAAAAGAGGGTGAAGAGATAAGTATAGATTTAGATAATGGAACAATTGTAAATAACAGTACAAATAAATCATATAAATTTATTGCTATTCCTCCATTTATGCAAGAGCTAATTGCAAGTGGTGGATTAATTAATTATGCAAAAGAAGAGATGAAGGTAAAATAA
- the leuB gene encoding 3-isopropylmalate dehydrogenase — MKNYNISIIKGDGIGPEIITEAIKVLDAVSKKCNFTLSYKEYLMGGIAIDTTGVPLPQETIDGVLASDACLFGAIGGEKWDILPRELRPETGLLKFREEMGVFANLRPAIVYDELVNASTLKAEVIKGCDIMVVRELIGGIYFGKPRANDGFKAYNTMVYTKPEIERISKIAFELAMKRDKRVCSVDKANVLEVSQLWRDTVNEVAKSYPEVEVSHMYVDNAAMQLVRNPKQFDVIVTGNIFGDILSDTASMVVGSIGLLPSASTGEKTAIYEPIHGSAPDIAGLGIANPIATILSAAMMLKYTLNEEEASNMIEKAIKDALKDGYRTKDLASYDAKEVLNCTQIGDKIVEYINK, encoded by the coding sequence ATGAAAAACTATAATATTTCAATAATAAAAGGTGATGGAATTGGTCCAGAAATTATAACTGAGGCTATAAAAGTTCTTGATGCTGTTTCAAAAAAATGTAATTTTACACTAAGCTATAAAGAGTATTTAATGGGTGGAATAGCTATTGATACAACAGGTGTTCCACTTCCTCAAGAGACAATAGATGGTGTTTTGGCAAGTGATGCTTGTCTATTTGGAGCGATTGGTGGAGAGAAATGGGATATACTTCCTAGAGAATTAAGACCAGAAACTGGACTTCTAAAATTTAGAGAGGAGATGGGAGTTTTTGCAAATTTAAGACCAGCTATTGTTTATGATGAACTTGTAAATGCATCTACTTTAAAAGCTGAAGTTATTAAAGGTTGCGATATTATGGTTGTTCGTGAACTTATTGGTGGAATATATTTTGGAAAACCTAGAGCTAATGATGGTTTTAAAGCATATAATACAATGGTTTATACAAAACCTGAAATTGAAAGAATCTCTAAAATTGCATTTGAATTAGCTATGAAAAGAGATAAAAGAGTTTGTAGTGTTGATAAAGCAAATGTTTTAGAAGTTTCTCAACTTTGGAGAGATACAGTAAATGAAGTTGCAAAATCTTATCCAGAAGTTGAAGTTTCACATATGTATGTAGATAATGCAGCTATGCAACTTGTGAGAAATCCAAAACAGTTTGATGTAATTGTAACTGGAAATATTTTTGGAGATATTTTATCTGATACAGCTTCAATGGTTGTTGGTTCTATTGGATTATTACCATCAGCTTCAACTGGAGAAAAAACAGCAATTTATGAGCCAATTCATGGTTCAGCACCTGATATAGCTGGACTTGGAATTGCAAATCCAATAGCTACAATTTTAAGTGCAGCAATGATGTTAAAATATACTTTAAATGAAGAAGAAGCTTCAAACATGATAGAAAAAGCTATAAAAGATGCTTTAAAAGATGGTTATAGAACTAAAGATTTAGCTTCATATGATGCTAAAGAAGTTTTAAACTGCACACAAATTGGGGATAAAATAGTAGAATATATAAATAAATAG
- a CDS encoding exopolyphosphatase, whose amino-acid sequence MSEKKYRLVTRSDMDGLVCGTLLKFLDIVDEVTFVHPKDMQDGLIKITDNDITTNLPYVEGVHLAFDHHFSETLRNDKRANHIIDPDAPSAAQVVYDYYDGDNVFPGYFTGLIQGANKADSADFTYDDIVNPRAWALLSFLMDSRTGLGRFKNFRISNYALMMDLIDYCARHNIDQILELIDVKERVEIYFKYEKEFKEQLKRCAKVYKNLVTIDYRHEEIIYPGNRFMIYTLFPEQNISIHIFYTKNQEKVVYSTGKSILNKTSKTNIGELMLKYGGGGHVNAGACQILKDDAANVLKEIIETINNDG is encoded by the coding sequence ATGAGTGAAAAGAAATATAGATTAGTAACACGAAGTGATATGGATGGACTTGTTTGTGGAACACTGTTAAAGTTTTTAGACATTGTAGATGAAGTTACATTTGTACATCCAAAAGATATGCAAGATGGGCTTATAAAAATAACAGATAATGACATAACAACAAATCTTCCATATGTAGAAGGTGTTCATCTAGCTTTTGATCATCATTTTTCTGAAACATTAAGAAATGATAAAAGAGCAAATCATATAATTGATCCTGATGCACCAAGTGCAGCACAAGTTGTGTATGATTATTATGATGGAGATAATGTTTTTCCTGGATATTTTACAGGATTGATTCAAGGTGCAAATAAAGCTGATAGTGCTGATTTTACTTATGATGATATTGTTAATCCAAGAGCATGGGCACTTTTGAGTTTTTTAATGGACAGTAGAACAGGTCTTGGAAGATTTAAAAATTTTAGAATATCAAACTATGCTTTGATGATGGATTTGATAGATTATTGTGCAAGACACAATATTGATCAAATTTTAGAACTTATTGATGTAAAAGAGAGAGTTGAAATATACTTTAAATATGAAAAAGAGTTCAAAGAACAGTTAAAAAGATGTGCTAAAGTTTATAAAAATCTTGTAACTATTGATTATAGACATGAAGAGATAATTTATCCTGGAAATAGATTTATGATTTATACTCTTTTTCCTGAACAAAACATATCAATACATATTTTCTATACAAAAAACCAAGAAAAAGTGGTTTATAGTACAGGAAAATCAATTTTAAATAAAACTTCAAAAACTAATATAGGAGAGCTTATGCTTAAATATGGTGGAGGAGGGCATGTAAATGCTGGAGCTTGTCAAATACTTAAAGATGATGCCGCTAATGTTTTAAAAGAGATTATAGAAACAATAAATAATGATGGTTAA
- a CDS encoding HIT family protein — translation MQIYKNNLINIQIEKSEIPWLKIFVNREVKEFSDCTFEEKLEVLKTLEIVEKSMIKYFKCDKVNIASFGNYVAQVHFHIMARFKEDSYFPESMWGTKQRESNLTLPSFEEFYELVKKSL, via the coding sequence ATGCAAATCTATAAAAATAATTTAATAAATATTCAAATAGAAAAAAGTGAGATTCCATGGCTTAAAATATTTGTAAATAGAGAAGTAAAAGAGTTTTCAGATTGTACATTTGAAGAAAAATTAGAAGTTTTAAAAACATTAGAAATAGTTGAAAAATCAATGATAAAATATTTTAAGTGTGATAAAGTAAATATTGCATCTTTTGGTAATTATGTAGCTCAAGTTCATTTTCATATAATGGCTAGATTTAAAGAAGATAGTTATTTTCCAGAGTCAATGTGGGGAACTAAACAAAGAGAATCTAATTTAACACTACCCTCTTTTGAAGAATTTTATGAATTGGTTAAAAAAAGTTTATAA
- the rpmJ gene encoding 50S ribosomal protein L36 produces the protein MKVRASVKKMCDKCKVIKRRGIVRVICENKKHKQRQG, from the coding sequence ATGAAAGTAAGAGCTTCAGTAAAAAAAATGTGTGATAAATGTAAAGTTATCAAAAGAAGAGGTATCGTAAGAGTAATCTGCGAAAACAAAAAACATAAACAAAGACAAGGATAA
- the rpsM gene encoding 30S ribosomal protein S13, which translates to MARIAGVDLPNKKRMEYALTYIFGIGLHNSRLILNATGIDFNKRAFELTEDEAALIRKEIQENYLVEGDLRKKVAMDIKSLMDLGSYRGLRHRKGLPCRGQKTKTNARTRKGKKKTISAASK; encoded by the coding sequence ATGGCAAGAATCGCGGGTGTTGATTTACCAAACAAAAAAAGAATGGAATATGCATTAACTTATATCTTTGGAATAGGTTTACATAATTCAAGACTAATTTTAAATGCAACTGGAATTGATTTCAATAAAAGAGCATTTGAATTAACAGAAGATGAAGCTGCTTTAATTAGAAAAGAGATCCAAGAAAACTACCTTGTTGAGGGAGATCTTAGAAAAAAAGTTGCTATGGATATCAAATCTTTAATGGATTTAGGTTCATACAGAGGATTAAGACATAGAAAAGGTTTACCTTGTAGAGGGCAAAAAACAAAAACAAATGCTAGAACAAGAAAAGGTAAAAAGAAAACTATTAGTGCGGCAAGCAAGTAA
- the rpsK gene encoding 30S ribosomal protein S11 has translation MAKRKVTRKKVVRKNIADGIVHIAASFNNTMVTVTDKAGNAIAWSSAGNLGFKGSKKSTPFAAQAAVEDALTKAMEHGIKNVGIKIQGPGSGRDTAVKSVGSMNGIKVVWFKDVTPLPHNGCRPPKRRRV, from the coding sequence ATGGCAAAAAGAAAAGTTACTAGAAAAAAAGTTGTAAGAAAAAATATTGCTGACGGTATCGTACATATTGCTGCAAGTTTCAACAACACTATGGTTACAGTTACAGACAAAGCAGGAAATGCTATTGCTTGGTCAAGTGCTGGAAACTTAGGTTTTAAAGGTTCTAAAAAATCAACTCCATTTGCTGCTCAAGCTGCGGTTGAAGATGCTTTAACAAAAGCTATGGAACATGGAATTAAAAACGTAGGGATCAAAATCCAAGGACCAGGTTCAGGAAGAGATACAGCAGTTAAATCAGTTGGATCAATGAATGGAATCAAAGTTGTTTGGTTTAAAGATGTTACACCATTACCACACAATGGATGTAGACCTCCTAAAAGAAGAAGAGTGTAA
- the rpsD gene encoding 30S ribosomal protein S4 → MARYRGPVEKIERRLEADLGLKGERRLSGKSALEKRPFAPGQHGQRRSKVSEYGLQLREKQKVKFIYGVSERQFSNYFKEAVRREGNTGAVLISLIEQRLDNVVYRMGFATTRAFARQITTHGHVLVDGKKVDIPSYLVKPGQKIEIKEKTKNNPQVQRALELTNQTGMVDWVNVDKDKVFGIFTRIPEREEVVIPVEERLIIELYSK, encoded by the coding sequence ATGGCAAGATATAGAGGACCAGTAGAAAAAATCGAAAGAAGACTTGAAGCAGATCTTGGTTTAAAAGGTGAGAGAAGACTTTCAGGTAAAAGTGCTTTAGAAAAAAGACCATTTGCTCCAGGACAACATGGACAAAGAAGATCAAAAGTTTCTGAATATGGATTACAATTAAGAGAAAAACAAAAAGTTAAATTTATTTATGGTGTTTCTGAAAGACAATTCTCTAATTACTTCAAAGAAGCAGTTAGAAGAGAAGGAAATACAGGAGCTGTTCTTATTTCATTAATTGAACAAAGATTAGATAATGTTGTGTATAGAATGGGATTTGCTACAACTAGAGCATTTGCTAGACAAATTACAACTCACGGACACGTTTTAGTAGATGGAAAAAAAGTTGATATTCCTTCATACTTAGTAAAACCTGGACAAAAAATTGAGATTAAAGAGAAAACTAAAAATAATCCACAAGTACAAAGAGCTCTTGAGCTTACAAATCAAACAGGAATGGTTGATTGGGTAAATGTAGATAAAGATAAAGTTTTTGGAATTTTCACAAGAATACCTGAAAGAGAAGAAGTAGTTATTCCTGTTGAAGAGAGATTAATTATAGAGTTATATTCTAAATAA